Proteins from a single region of Runella sp. SP2:
- a CDS encoding response regulator transcription factor yields the protein MDNEKIKILIADDHPIFLKGLQEVIEDKPQLEVVCKADNGTEAIRLALIYDIDMAILDIDMPGANGLQVAEQILAKKPGVAIILLTMHKARDGFLKALEIGVSGYVLKENAVVDIINAIAAVNRYQSYISPEMSSFLLKHKNRNRNDVSFRLESLTPSEMNILEKVAQYKSTKEIAEELFISEKTVSNHRMNIAKKLDLSGKNSLLRFAIEHISA from the coding sequence ATGGACAATGAAAAAATCAAAATTCTGATAGCTGACGATCACCCGATTTTTCTGAAAGGGTTGCAGGAAGTGATCGAGGACAAACCCCAATTGGAGGTGGTTTGTAAAGCAGATAATGGCACAGAGGCTATTCGTTTGGCCCTGATTTATGATATTGACATGGCTATCTTAGATATAGACATGCCTGGGGCTAATGGATTGCAAGTAGCGGAGCAGATTCTGGCCAAGAAACCTGGGGTCGCTATTATTTTGCTTACCATGCACAAAGCAAGGGATGGCTTTTTGAAGGCATTGGAAATAGGGGTGTCGGGCTATGTATTAAAGGAAAATGCAGTGGTGGACATCATCAATGCCATTGCTGCCGTCAACCGTTATCAATCGTACATCAGTCCAGAAATGTCGTCTTTTTTGTTGAAACACAAAAACCGAAACCGAAACGATGTCTCTTTTCGACTCGAATCGCTCACGCCTTCCGAAATGAATATTTTGGAAAAAGTGGCGCAGTATAAGTCCACCAAAGAAATAGCCGAAGAGTTGTTTATCAGTGAAAAGACGGTTTCCAACCACCGAATGAATATTGCCAAAAAATTGGATCTCAGCGGCAAAAATAGCCTACTTCGCTTTGCTATTGAGCACATAAGTGCCTAA
- a CDS encoding 7TM diverse intracellular signaling domain-containing protein, translating into MRISALFLLFLVSSLRIAAQVITLSDTIQKYDISYPSYLEDPSASFTVKQVEKEGFIKSRDKVPDFLGNFSKAIWYRFDVINKSKTADWYLEIKGGFMHHLTVYQQHKTGAFQALKLSGDGDFRSRPVFSNNLVFPIPVASGEKLKIYVRATSKTLIRTSMSLNTMQKLYEDNIRISYGDGFFTAVAVALLLYNLFVYFSLREKVYLYYIGYISTAILHTNLVAGHVQLFLPWLDVLNTTTILPVISFFSILFTNSFLQTQTYAPFIYKIRWPLIAICLLPLVFYAVESYKMAILLAAIFIFILFIYWLIAGIWVYSKGFAPAIFYIIGFGALVLMSVVFELKMKGWLEESYWTDSSLFIGAAIEAVILSFALADKFNFYKKEKERLQQEAYRQTTRFARELISMQEAERKRIASELHDGLGQKLILIKNKILRAAQPGAAASIHLSGEALSQNVAEAIQEVRDISYGLRPYQLDLLGLSSSINSLVEETLDAAQIDYEIYLDNVDSLFDNDAQINIYRIIQECVNNIVKHANASQVYVHIKRQSGEVKIMISDDGVGFNDNLNHAGFGLKGMKERLQILEGKMTVTTKQPKGTLFEFVIPLLTDTSYGQ; encoded by the coding sequence ATGAGAATATCCGCTTTATTTCTATTGTTTTTGGTAAGTAGCCTGCGCATTGCTGCGCAGGTGATTACGTTGTCGGATACCATTCAAAAATATGACATCTCGTATCCTTCGTACCTAGAAGATCCTAGTGCTTCTTTTACAGTCAAACAGGTTGAAAAAGAAGGGTTTATCAAATCAAGAGACAAAGTCCCCGATTTTCTTGGGAATTTTTCAAAAGCAATTTGGTACCGATTTGATGTAATAAATAAAAGCAAGACCGCCGATTGGTATCTTGAAATTAAGGGAGGTTTTATGCACCACCTGACTGTCTATCAGCAACATAAAACGGGCGCTTTTCAGGCACTAAAGCTAAGCGGTGATGGCGATTTTCGGTCGAGACCCGTGTTTTCAAATAACCTCGTTTTTCCGATTCCTGTGGCTTCTGGCGAAAAATTGAAAATCTACGTTCGGGCCACCAGTAAAACGCTGATTCGGACCTCTATGAGTTTGAATACAATGCAGAAATTGTATGAAGACAATATCCGTATTTCTTACGGAGATGGCTTTTTTACGGCGGTAGCAGTCGCTTTGTTGTTGTACAATTTGTTTGTTTATTTTTCTTTGCGAGAAAAAGTCTATCTCTACTACATTGGGTATATATCTACGGCGATTTTACATACCAATTTAGTGGCTGGTCATGTACAATTGTTTCTGCCTTGGCTTGATGTGTTGAATACAACCACGATACTCCCTGTTATTTCTTTCTTTAGTATTTTGTTTACCAACTCATTTTTACAGACCCAAACCTACGCCCCTTTCATTTACAAAATCCGATGGCCTTTGATTGCTATCTGCCTGCTACCGCTGGTGTTTTATGCCGTTGAGAGTTATAAAATGGCAATCCTTTTGGCCGCTATTTTTATTTTTATCCTCTTTATCTACTGGCTTATTGCGGGTATTTGGGTGTATAGCAAGGGCTTTGCGCCCGCAATTTTCTACATCATTGGCTTTGGAGCGTTGGTACTGATGAGTGTGGTGTTTGAATTAAAAATGAAAGGTTGGCTGGAGGAAAGCTACTGGACAGACTCCTCTCTCTTTATAGGCGCAGCCATAGAGGCGGTCATTCTTTCTTTTGCGCTTGCCGACAAATTCAATTTTTACAAAAAAGAAAAGGAGCGCTTGCAGCAAGAAGCCTATCGCCAAACGACCCGTTTTGCTCGGGAACTGATAAGTATGCAGGAAGCTGAACGAAAAAGAATCGCCTCCGAACTGCACGATGGACTGGGGCAAAAACTGATTCTGATTAAGAATAAAATACTACGAGCGGCGCAGCCAGGGGCAGCTGCTTCTATTCACTTGTCGGGCGAGGCATTGTCGCAGAATGTCGCTGAGGCAATACAGGAAGTGAGGGATATTTCATACGGGTTGAGACCTTATCAGCTTGATTTGCTGGGACTTAGTAGTTCTATAAATAGTCTGGTTGAAGAGACGCTTGACGCTGCGCAGATAGACTACGAAATTTATTTAGACAATGTTGATTCGCTTTTTGATAACGATGCACAGATTAACATTTACAGAATTATTCAAGAATGTGTCAACAACATCGTCAAACATGCGAATGCCTCCCAGGTATATGTTCATATCAAACGCCAAAGCGGCGAAGTTAAAATTATGATTAGCGATGATGGGGTCGGTTTTAATGATAATCTCAATCACGCAGGCTTCGGACTAAAAGGGATGAAAGAGCGCTTACAAATTTTAGAAGGAAAAATGACCGTGACCACCAAGCAGCCCAAAGGAACGCTGTTTGAATTTGTCATTCCACTGCTAACTGATACTTCTTATGGACAATGA
- a CDS encoding serine hydrolase: MKRYLMIILPVLMFTGCKNNNVDPNPTTTCLAENAINEGIIPASAVKTIIDSYTSNQLPGITFLARKGDKYWQYNSGVLNKDSGKPMRPCLVWPGYSITKMYTATAILKLAELGKISLDQKINTCLPANLLSKIPDANKITIRMLLNHSSGIEDYWHNSEYVEGYVENPARTYEVGDYLEAGKRRFFEPGTDVYYSNTNYLILSLIIDHITNQRHEISFLKYIYNPLELSDTFYKELPTNLVKDTPRLYADVEGAGRLIDFTDLSYVQFRNESGSNSIFATPKDFVDFIHGLSHGKLLNAQSFSEMKKEYAGNDYADVYGLGLEFYEKNGSKMYGYAGSSFGGRTLLLYNPKTDVSFFIGVNAGAELGGPVLEKIAAMMEEIATKLAN; the protein is encoded by the coding sequence ATGAAACGCTATTTGATGATTATCCTACCAGTTTTGATGTTTACTGGTTGCAAAAACAACAATGTAGATCCTAATCCGACTACGACATGCCTAGCGGAAAATGCGATTAATGAGGGAATCATTCCTGCTTCGGCAGTGAAAACTATTATTGATTCTTATACGTCCAATCAACTTCCAGGGATTACATTTCTGGCACGGAAAGGAGATAAATATTGGCAGTACAACAGTGGAGTACTGAACAAAGACTCGGGGAAACCCATGAGACCTTGCCTAGTATGGCCTGGCTACAGTATCACTAAAATGTACACCGCCACCGCTATTTTAAAGCTCGCTGAACTTGGAAAAATCTCGCTTGATCAAAAAATCAATACTTGCTTACCAGCCAATTTGCTCTCCAAAATTCCTGATGCGAACAAAATAACCATCCGAATGCTGCTGAATCATAGTTCTGGCATTGAAGACTATTGGCATAATTCTGAGTATGTTGAGGGTTACGTGGAAAACCCCGCCCGTACCTACGAGGTGGGCGATTACTTGGAGGCAGGTAAGAGACGATTTTTTGAGCCAGGAACAGATGTGTATTATTCCAATACCAATTACCTTATTTTGTCGCTCATTATCGACCACATCACCAATCAGAGGCACGAAATATCCTTTCTTAAATACATTTATAATCCACTCGAACTTTCGGATACTTTCTATAAAGAATTACCTACTAACTTGGTAAAAGATACACCACGTTTGTATGCTGACGTAGAAGGGGCGGGTAGGCTAATCGACTTTACGGATTTGTCGTATGTGCAATTTCGCAACGAATCAGGAAGCAATAGCATTTTTGCAACACCCAAAGATTTTGTAGATTTTATTCATGGTCTTTCGCATGGTAAGTTACTCAACGCCCAATCTTTTTCGGAGATGAAAAAGGAATATGCTGGAAATGACTATGCAGATGTATATGGTTTAGGATTAGAATTTTATGAGAAAAATGGCTCTAAAATGTACGGCTATGCTGGTAGTAGCTTTGGGGGAAGAACGCTCTTACTCTATAATCCAAAAACGGACGTTAGCTTTTTTATTGGTGTCAATGCGGGTGCTGAACTCGGAGGGCCTGTGTTGGAAAAGATTGCAGCGATGATGGAAGAAATTGCCACGAAACTGGCAAATTAA
- a CDS encoding TetR/AcrR family transcriptional regulator produces MNETLSKAERTRQFIIEKTAPIFNEKGYAGTSINDLTQATGLTKGSIYGNFENKDEVALAVFDYNHTKVNDYIKEKLMATENSIERLLVYPAIYRNYLKIPFLRAGCPILNTATEADDTHPLLKEKVTNALSFWKVSVENQVKRGINRGEIKPDTDPTEIAVILISLIEGAFMQAKVTDSLTELKIAMNFLEKIIVSLKD; encoded by the coding sequence ATGAATGAGACACTATCCAAAGCAGAAAGGACTAGACAATTTATTATTGAAAAAACGGCTCCTATTTTCAATGAAAAAGGGTACGCTGGGACATCCATCAATGACCTTACCCAAGCGACAGGTCTAACGAAGGGTAGCATTTATGGAAATTTTGAAAATAAAGATGAGGTTGCGCTGGCTGTTTTTGATTATAACCATACGAAAGTCAATGACTATATCAAAGAAAAATTGATGGCAACCGAAAATTCCATTGAACGATTACTTGTTTATCCAGCTATATACCGTAATTATTTAAAAATACCTTTTTTACGGGCTGGTTGTCCTATTTTGAATACCGCAACTGAAGCAGACGACACTCATCCCCTTTTGAAAGAAAAAGTTACCAATGCCCTTTCTTTTTGGAAAGTATCGGTAGAAAATCAGGTTAAGCGAGGAATAAACCGAGGTGAAATAAAACCAGACACCGACCCTACAGAAATTGCGGTTATTCTTATATCACTGATTGAAGGGGCATTTATGCAAGCGAAAGTAACTGATAGTTTAACAGAACTTAAGATTGCGATGAATTTTTTAGAAAAAATAATAGTGAGTTTGAAAGATTAA
- a CDS encoding aspartate/glutamate racemase family protein, whose amino-acid sequence MKKIGLLGGISWTSTLDYYRFINEETNKRLGHLNFAECIIYSVNFENFSTYNADYNWEGTFQLLSNAASRLKDAGAEVILLGANTAHIVAERVAQKVGLPLIDIRVATANAIHKRQLKKVGLLGTVYTMELDFYKKKLSEEGLEIIIPATKAEIDFIEETLLHELGKGILLQRTKQEYISIINRLIEQGAEGIILGCTEIPLLISQEDISVPVFNSTLIHAQAAVEFALTTT is encoded by the coding sequence ATGAAAAAAATAGGGCTTTTAGGCGGTATCAGTTGGACTTCAACGCTGGATTATTACCGATTTATCAATGAAGAAACCAATAAAAGATTAGGCCATCTAAATTTTGCTGAATGTATTATTTACTCGGTCAATTTCGAAAATTTCAGCACATACAATGCTGATTATAACTGGGAGGGCACATTTCAGTTATTGTCAAACGCTGCATCAAGATTAAAAGACGCGGGTGCTGAAGTTATCCTACTTGGTGCAAATACTGCCCATATTGTTGCCGAACGAGTTGCCCAAAAAGTGGGCTTACCACTTATCGACATCAGAGTAGCCACTGCCAATGCCATTCATAAAAGACAGTTAAAGAAAGTCGGCTTGCTGGGTACGGTTTACACCATGGAATTGGATTTCTACAAAAAGAAACTTTCCGAGGAAGGATTGGAAATAATCATACCTGCTACCAAGGCAGAAATAGATTTCATTGAAGAAACCCTTCTGCACGAATTGGGCAAGGGTATTCTTCTTCAACGTACAAAACAAGAATACATCTCCATCATAAACAGGCTTATTGAACAAGGTGCAGAAGGTATCATATTAGGTTGTACCGAAATTCCCTTACTCATTTCTCAAGAAGACATTTCTGTCCCTGTTTTCAACTCTACCCTGATTCATGCACAGGCAGCCGTTGAGTTTGCTTTAACAACCACCTAG
- a CDS encoding ketopantoate reductase family protein, whose product MNSKAIFIVGAGAIGKALAAFLKSEGKEVVLLRGHLDDHSAYTEQIEVVLKNSEVIKAEVPVSTISNYSELNGLVVLTNKSYGNAAIAQRLKAKINATPIVILQNGLNVEKPFIEHKFPQIYRCVLFATSQLLSENKLQFMPVSDSSVGIISGNTEGLLSIVNEINTQHFKFKTEPNIYAKIWSKTIVNCVFNSVCPLLEIDNGIFYRNSEALSIAKRVINECIAVAATQGILLSSEEVINSLLLISQHSDGQLISTYQDIINKRATEIDTLNVAIATIADNLQEKRLAKETSLLGELIQIKSQIALSSLSS is encoded by the coding sequence ATGAACAGCAAGGCTATTTTCATCGTTGGAGCTGGCGCCATTGGAAAAGCACTGGCCGCTTTTTTAAAAAGTGAGGGCAAAGAAGTTGTTTTACTTCGCGGACATCTCGACGACCATTCGGCTTACACTGAGCAAATTGAAGTTGTATTAAAAAACAGCGAAGTGATAAAAGCAGAAGTCCCCGTAAGCACAATAAGCAATTACTCAGAACTGAATGGCCTTGTGGTTTTAACCAATAAGTCGTACGGAAATGCGGCTATTGCTCAAAGGCTGAAGGCAAAAATCAATGCTACTCCAATCGTAATTTTACAGAATGGGCTAAATGTGGAAAAACCATTTATCGAACATAAATTTCCACAAATCTACCGCTGTGTTCTTTTTGCAACATCCCAGCTTCTGTCAGAAAACAAATTACAGTTCATGCCAGTTTCAGATTCTTCGGTGGGCATTATTTCTGGAAACACCGAGGGGTTACTTAGCATAGTTAATGAAATAAATACGCAGCATTTCAAGTTTAAAACGGAGCCGAATATATACGCTAAGATATGGTCAAAAACCATTGTTAATTGTGTCTTTAATTCCGTTTGCCCACTATTGGAAATTGACAATGGGATTTTCTATCGTAACTCAGAGGCATTAAGTATAGCTAAGAGAGTAATAAACGAATGTATTGCGGTGGCAGCCACCCAAGGCATCTTATTGAGTTCCGAAGAGGTCATAAATAGCCTCTTGCTAATCAGCCAACATTCTGACGGCCAGTTGATTTCTACTTACCAAGACATCATTAACAAACGGGCAACGGAGATTGACACATTAAACGTCGCCATTGCTACTATTGCCGATAACTTACAAGAAAAGAGACTGGCCAAGGAAACAAGTCTTTTGGGCGAATTGATACAAATTAAGTCTCAAATAGCGTTGTCTTCTCTGTCTTCTTAA
- a CDS encoding ammonium transporter gives MKNLIPLVILLVVSLLGVLMPAIPTQIVTEGLNSGDMAWMLVATAFVLLMTPGLAYFYGGMVNHKNVISTMLQSFIAMGVISIVWVVVGFSLAFGDSIGGWVGNPMTFFMFNGVLDGKPWSLAPTIPLALFAFFQLKFAVITPALVTGSLAERIKFRSYILFMVLFSIFVYAPLAHWTWHPEGFLFKLGVLDFAGGTVVHMSAGWAALAGALYLKRRRSHEEANFLPPANIPYVLLGTGLLWFGWFGFNAGSAVGAGPLAVSALAATNTAAAAAGLAWVLFDTAKGKKPSALGFSIGAVVGLVAITPACGFVTIPQSIFIGTISSMVSNYLAHLRTKTTLDDTLDVFPCHGVGGMMGMIMTGIFASKGVNGAVVDEGLAYGTFTLFKNHMIALVLVSVFAFVMSYVILMITDFIEPLRVSEEDEKVGLDISQHDEFLVEA, from the coding sequence ATGAAAAATTTAATCCCACTCGTGATTTTGCTGGTAGTTAGCCTCTTAGGAGTCTTAATGCCAGCTATCCCAACCCAAATTGTAACCGAAGGGTTAAATTCAGGCGATATGGCCTGGATGCTTGTTGCTACGGCGTTCGTATTGTTGATGACACCTGGCTTGGCCTATTTCTACGGAGGTATGGTAAACCACAAAAACGTTATCTCAACAATGCTTCAGAGCTTTATTGCAATGGGCGTAATCAGTATCGTTTGGGTTGTAGTTGGTTTTAGTTTGGCTTTCGGTGATTCAATCGGTGGCTGGGTAGGAAACCCTATGACATTCTTCATGTTCAATGGTGTATTAGACGGAAAGCCTTGGTCATTGGCTCCTACTATTCCATTGGCATTGTTTGCTTTCTTCCAATTGAAATTTGCGGTAATCACGCCTGCACTTGTTACAGGTTCGCTGGCAGAGCGTATCAAATTCCGTTCGTATATTTTGTTCATGGTGTTGTTCAGCATTTTCGTATATGCTCCTTTGGCACACTGGACATGGCACCCAGAAGGTTTCTTGTTTAAGCTTGGTGTACTTGACTTTGCTGGTGGTACTGTAGTACACATGTCGGCAGGTTGGGCAGCGTTGGCGGGTGCGTTGTACTTGAAGCGTCGTCGTTCACACGAAGAAGCAAACTTTTTGCCACCAGCCAATATCCCATACGTATTGTTAGGAACAGGTTTGTTGTGGTTCGGATGGTTTGGATTTAACGCAGGTTCGGCAGTAGGTGCAGGTCCATTGGCAGTTTCAGCATTGGCTGCTACCAACACCGCAGCTGCCGCAGCAGGTTTGGCGTGGGTATTGTTCGATACAGCAAAAGGCAAAAAGCCATCAGCTCTTGGGTTCTCAATTGGAGCCGTTGTAGGTTTGGTTGCTATTACACCAGCATGTGGATTCGTTACGATTCCTCAGTCGATTTTTATCGGTACAATTTCATCAATGGTATCAAACTACTTGGCACACCTTCGTACAAAAACTACTTTGGATGATACGCTTGACGTATTCCCTTGCCACGGTGTAGGTGGTATGATGGGTATGATCATGACGGGTATCTTTGCTTCAAAAGGTGTAAACGGAGCGGTAGTTGACGAAGGGTTGGCATACGGCACATTTACCCTTTTCAAAAACCACATGATTGCCCTTGTGTTGGTGTCGGTATTCGCTTTTGTAATGTCGTACGTTATTTTAATGATTACAGACTTCATCGAGCCACTTCGTGTATCAGAAGAAGACGAGAAAGTTGGGTTGGATATTAGCCAACACGATGAATTCTTGGTAGAAGCTTAA
- a CDS encoding porin — MQKLQLLVLCLFSTFLAFPKGIEEKKSDAKTETKTEAKVEAKTEAKTEGEEEKKGSFTFSGYIDSYYSANFNKPASRSNLGAYYARVFDQKSGQISLGLVQTKMQYSNEKSDVVVDLTFGPNADLGNYGNLLGPLGSGSTALAIKQAYFNWKASSKLTLTAGQFGTHIGYEVIDAPVNFNYSLSNLFNNGPFYHVGVKGTYAFSDKVSLMLGLVNNVDNLNDNNRKKGLVSQLFLNPAKGWNVYLNFINSNEASTDDQGNTPDAHYRVFDFVSTLQATDKLLIGANAAFGSQKGSYQGGAVLTESTPWGGAAGYLSYAASDLFSIGARYEYFDNTAGARALLNRLGNGTSVNSLTLTGNFTVADGHLLIKPEFRMDSYKKLTGAGESGQQQFEDSKGAFTKNSQSTLGLALIYKF, encoded by the coding sequence ATGCAAAAGCTACAATTACTTGTTTTATGTTTGTTTTCGACGTTTTTGGCTTTTCCTAAGGGAATTGAGGAGAAAAAGTCAGACGCTAAAACAGAAACTAAGACCGAAGCTAAAGTAGAAGCTAAGACCGAAGCTAAAACGGAAGGAGAAGAAGAGAAGAAAGGGTCGTTTACATTTTCGGGATATATCGATTCTTACTATAGTGCCAATTTCAACAAACCAGCTTCACGTTCAAACTTGGGTGCGTACTATGCCCGCGTGTTTGATCAGAAGTCGGGGCAAATTTCGTTGGGTTTGGTACAAACAAAAATGCAATACAGCAACGAAAAGTCAGATGTAGTTGTTGACTTGACTTTCGGTCCAAATGCTGACCTTGGAAACTACGGAAACTTGCTCGGGCCACTTGGTTCAGGAAGTACAGCATTGGCCATCAAACAAGCTTATTTTAACTGGAAAGCATCTAGCAAATTGACGCTCACGGCGGGTCAGTTTGGTACCCACATCGGTTATGAAGTAATTGATGCTCCAGTAAACTTCAACTATTCATTGTCAAACCTTTTCAACAACGGTCCATTCTACCACGTTGGGGTGAAAGGTACGTACGCTTTCTCTGACAAAGTGTCTTTGATGCTTGGTTTGGTAAACAACGTAGATAACTTAAACGATAACAACCGTAAAAAAGGGCTTGTGTCACAGTTGTTTTTGAATCCTGCTAAAGGATGGAATGTATATCTTAACTTCATTAACAGCAACGAAGCAAGCACTGATGACCAAGGAAATACGCCAGATGCTCACTATCGCGTATTTGATTTTGTATCGACACTTCAAGCAACTGATAAGCTTTTGATTGGTGCAAACGCAGCATTTGGTTCACAAAAAGGTTCTTACCAAGGTGGCGCTGTCTTGACAGAGTCAACACCTTGGGGTGGTGCAGCGGGTTACTTGAGCTACGCCGCTTCTGATTTGTTCAGCATTGGTGCGCGTTACGAATACTTCGATAACACGGCAGGTGCTCGTGCGCTCCTCAACCGCCTTGGAAATGGAACATCGGTAAATTCATTGACTCTTACTGGAAACTTTACCGTTGCTGATGGTCACTTGTTGATCAAGCCTGAGTTCCGCATGGATTCATACAAAAAATTGACAGGTGCTGGCGAAAGCGGACAGCAGCAATTTGAAGATTCAAAAGGTGCTTTCACTAAAAATTCACAGTCAACGCTTGGTCTCGCACTCATTTACAAGTTCTAA
- a CDS encoding GMC oxidoreductase: MYLNIDAQKEMTYDAIVVGSGISGGWAAKELTERGLRVLCIERGRDIKHVEGYETAMKAPWEFAHRGRPDNMAAEEYWAGMRTGYTANEEHRYLFENDSKNPYLETRPFDWIRAYHTGGRSLLWGRQSYRFNEEDFMANGKEGIGVDWPVRYKEIAPWYDYAERFAGISGSKDGLSVLPDGQFLPAMELNCLEKHVKSEVMKKMGRTITIGRVAHLSKPQSWHTALGRAACQYRNMCMRGCPFGAYFSTQSATLPAAMKTKRLTLVNNKIVSEVIYDEKKGRATGVRTIDQNTLEVKEYYAKIIFLNASAIPSASILLNSKSSRFPNGLGNDSDQVGRNIMDHHLGVGASGEFDGFQDQYYFGRRPNGVYIPRYRNWGNDKRDYLRGFGYQGGASRSGWGRGVGMEGFGASFKDDLSKVGGWSMGIGGFGEVLPNENNRFTLHPTKKDKWGMPIVVFDAAYGENERKMRKDMANDAAEMLEAAGLKNVRSYDDTSKNLGIGIHEMGTARMGKDPKTSVLNKNNQLHDCKNVFMTDGAFMTSASCVNPSLTYMAFTARASKFAVDELKKKNL; this comes from the coding sequence ATGTATTTGAATATAGATGCACAAAAAGAAATGACTTACGACGCCATCGTCGTAGGATCAGGAATAAGTGGTGGCTGGGCTGCCAAAGAATTAACTGAGCGTGGCTTGCGCGTGCTTTGTATTGAGCGCGGTCGCGACATCAAGCACGTTGAAGGGTACGAAACGGCCATGAAAGCGCCGTGGGAGTTTGCTCACCGTGGCCGCCCCGATAACATGGCTGCCGAAGAATATTGGGCAGGAATGCGTACGGGCTATACGGCCAACGAAGAACACCGCTACTTGTTTGAAAATGATAGCAAAAACCCGTACCTCGAAACCCGCCCGTTTGACTGGATCCGTGCCTACCACACGGGAGGTCGTTCGTTGTTGTGGGGACGTCAAAGCTACCGTTTCAACGAAGAAGATTTCATGGCTAACGGAAAAGAAGGTATCGGAGTGGATTGGCCAGTACGTTACAAAGAAATTGCACCTTGGTATGACTACGCCGAGCGTTTTGCAGGAATCAGCGGTTCAAAAGACGGCCTGTCGGTACTACCTGATGGGCAATTTTTGCCAGCCATGGAGCTTAACTGTCTCGAAAAACACGTGAAGTCGGAAGTGATGAAGAAAATGGGCCGTACGATTACCATCGGACGGGTAGCTCACCTTTCAAAACCACAAAGCTGGCATACGGCCCTTGGACGCGCCGCTTGCCAGTACCGCAACATGTGTATGCGTGGCTGTCCGTTTGGAGCTTATTTCAGTACGCAGTCGGCGACGTTGCCAGCGGCGATGAAAACCAAGCGTTTGACGTTGGTTAACAATAAGATTGTATCGGAAGTAATTTATGACGAGAAAAAAGGCCGTGCTACGGGCGTTCGTACCATCGACCAAAATACCCTCGAAGTAAAAGAATACTACGCAAAAATTATCTTTTTGAACGCTTCGGCGATTCCGTCGGCGTCTATTTTGCTTAACTCAAAATCGAGCCGTTTCCCCAACGGTTTGGGCAACGACAGCGATCAGGTAGGCCGCAACATCATGGATCACCACCTTGGGGTAGGTGCTTCGGGCGAGTTTGATGGTTTCCAAGACCAATACTACTTCGGACGTCGTCCAAACGGAGTCTATATTCCTCGCTATCGCAACTGGGGGAACGACAAGCGCGACTACTTACGCGGATTTGGTTACCAAGGTGGTGCAAGCCGTAGCGGTTGGGGACGTGGCGTAGGTATGGAAGGCTTCGGTGCTTCGTTCAAAGACGATTTGAGCAAAGTCGGCGGTTGGTCGATGGGTATTGGTGGTTTTGGAGAGGTATTGCCAAACGAAAACAACCGCTTTACATTACACCCAACCAAAAAAGACAAATGGGGAATGCCAATTGTCGTGTTCGATGCTGCTTACGGCGAAAACGAACGTAAGATGCGTAAAGACATGGCCAACGATGCCGCAGAAATGCTCGAAGCGGCAGGACTTAAAAACGTTCGTTCGTACGATGATACCAGCAAAAACCTCGGTATCGGTATCCACGAAATGGGAACGGCGCGCATGGGTAAAGATCCAAAGACGTCGGTGTTGAACAAAAATAACCAATTGCACGATTGCAAAAACGTCTTTATGACCGACGGGGCATTTATGACTTCGGCTTCTTGCGTGAACCCTTCATTGACTTATATGGCTTTCACGGCACGTGCTTCTAAGTTTGCAGTAGATGAATTGAAGAAGAAAAACCTCTAG